Proteins found in one Plasmodium gaboni strain SY75 chromosome 13, whole genome shotgun sequence genomic segment:
- a CDS encoding hypothetical protein (conserved Plasmodium protein, unknown function), producing MNKDGKNDIFVDDIIKNDIELKKEYINNVINYKDRIPLVEYKKEENVMDIYSKYHFIDNIFINVTKKDEEDKFDIRFVNNNDYNEIDNEINNEIDNEIDKVGDNDINNVVNKVKINNFLHLNEKRNVIILLSGCSGCGKSTLSCLLAMFLNIRHIISTDIIREILRKFQIKKDRYLRFSTYESWKLHANEDEMNIIQLYNNKLNKSEHINDNNNDNNNDNNNDKEEIEKILTKKCIENYLIQCDVLYPYIDEIIYENIKKNQSLIIEGVHLSTHVMKKLIKKYPNKIIYFLVYINDKETSIKRFAKRTNNNKLSNNKNEKVNKYIQNFNYISGIQSYLLQSSKDLDNTINYIENIDIYRSLQIIMNSVYAHK from the coding sequence atgaataaagatggaaaaaatgatatttttgtagatgatataataaaaaatgatattgagttaaagaaagaatatataaataatgtaataaattataaGGATAGGATACCCTTGGTTGAGTATAAAAAGGAAGAAAATGTAATGGATATATATTCGaaatatcattttatagataatatatttattaatgtGACTAAGAAGGATGAGGAGGATAAATTTGATATACGCtttgtaaataataatgattataatgaaatagataatgaaataaataatgaaatagATAATGAAATAGATAAGGTTGGtgataatgatataaaCAATGTTGTTAATAAGgtgaaaataaataactTCCTACATTTAAATGAGAAAAGAAatgtaataattttattaagTGGTTGTTCAGGATGTGGAAAAAGTACCTTAAGTTGTTTATTAGCGATGTTTTTGAATATAAGACATATTATATCAACAGATATTATAAGAGAAATATTAAGAAAatttcaaataaaaaaagatagGTATCTTCGTTTTTCTACATATGAATCATGGAAACTACATGCTAATGAAGATGAAATGAATATAATccaattatataataacaaattaaacaaaagtgaacatataaatgataataataatgataataataatgataataataatgataaagaagaaattgagaaaatattaacaaaaaaatgtatcgaaaattatttaatacaGTGTGATGTTTTATATCCATATATAgatgaaataatatatgagaatataaaaaaaaatcaatCTTTAATTATAGAAGGTGTACATTTAAGTACACACgtaatgaaaaaattaataaagaaatatcccaataaaattatatatttcttagtttatataaatgataaagaaactagtattaaaagatttgctaaaagaacaaataataataaattatcaaataataaaaatgaaaaagtaaataaatatatacaaaacTTTAATTACATAAGTGGAATTCaatcatatttattacaaTCATCAAAAGATTTAGATAATACAATCAattatattgaaaatattgatatttatagatccttacaaataattatgaattCTGTATATGCTcataaatga